The window GCGGATGGCCATCGCCATGGCCCGCCAGGGCGGCGCCGGCGTCCTGCACCGCAACCTCTCCATCGAGGACCAGGCCAACCAGGTCGACCTCGTCAAGCGCTCCGAGTCGGGCATGGTCACCGACCCGATCACGGTGCACCCCGACGCCACCCTCGGCGAGGCCGACGCGATCTGCGCCAAGTTCCGCATCAGCGGCGTGCCGGTCACCGACGGCTCGGGCCGCCTGCTCGGCATCGTCACCAACCGCGACATGGCCTTCGAGTCGGACCGTACGCGCCAGGTGCGCGAGGTCATGACGCCGATGCCCCTGGTCACCGGCAAGGTCGGCATCTCCGGCGTGGACGCCATGGAGCTGCTGCGCCGGCACAAGATCGAGAAGCTGCCGCTCGTCGACGACGAGGGCGTCCTCAAGGGCCTCATCACCGTCAAGGACTTCGTCAAGGCGGAGAAGTACCCGAACGCCGCCAAGGACTCCGAGGGCCGCCTGCTGGTCGGTGCCGCCGTCGGCGTGGCGGGGGACGCCTTCGAGCGCGCCCAGGCGCTCATCGGCGCCGGCGTCGACTTCATCGTGGTCGACACCGCGCACGGCCACTCCCGCCTGGTCGGCGACATGGTCGCCAAGATCAAGTCGAACAGCTCCGGCGTGGACGTCGTCGGCGGCAACATCGCCACCCGCGACGGTGCCCAGATGCTCATCGACTCCGGCGCCGACGGCGTCAAGGTCGGGGTCGGGCCGGGCTCCATCTGCACCACCCGCGTCGTCGCCGGCATCGGCGTCCCGCAGGTCACCGCGATCTACGAGGCCTCCCTCGCCGCCCAGGCCGCCGGTGTCCCGGTCATCGGTGACGGCGGCCTCCAGTACTCGGGCGACATCGCCAAGGCCCTGGTCGCCGGCGCCGACACGGTGATGCTCGGCTCGCTGCTGGCCGGCTGCGAGGAGTCCCCCGGCGAGCTGCTCTTCATCAACGGCAAGCAGTTCAAGTCGTACCGCGGCATGGGCTCGCTCGGCGCGATGCAGACCCGCGGGGACCGGAAGTCGTTCTCCAAGGACCGGTACTTCCAGGAGGGCGTCGCCTCCGACGAGAAGCTGGTCCCCGAGGGCATCGAGGGGCAGGTGCCCTACCGCGGCCCGCTCGTGCAGGTCGTGCACCAGCTCGTCGGCGGTCTGCGCCAGTCGATGTTCTACGTCGGCGGCTCCACCGTCCCCGAGCTCCAGCGCAACGGCCGGTTCGTCCGGATCACCTCGGCGGGACTCAAGGAGAGCCACCCGCACGACATCCAGATGACGGTCGAGGCGCCGAACTACGCCGCCAAGCGCTGAGCCCCACCGCCCCAGGGGCGGCCCGGTACACCCGGGCCGCCTCTTCGGCGTGCGGGCGGGGGATACTGACGGACTTGAGACCCAAGGAAAGGCCACCCAGTGACTGAGATCGAGATCGGGCGCGGCAAGCGCGGCCGGAGGGCGTACGCGTTCGACGACATCGCCGTCGTCCCGAGTCGCCGCACCCGCGACCCGAAGGAGGTCTCGATCGCCTGGCAGATCGACGCCTACCGCTTCGAGCTTCCCTTCCTCGCCGCCCCCATGGACTCCATCGTCTCCCCGCAGACGGCGATCCGCGTCGGCGAGATGGGCGGCCTCGGCGTGCTCAACCTCGAAGGGCTCTGGACCCGCTACGAGGACCCGCAGCCGCTGCTGGACGAGATCGCCGACGAGCTGGACGAGGAGCGCGCCACCCGCCGCCTCCAGGAGATCTACGACGCGCCGATCCAGGAGGAGCTGATCGGCCGCCGGATCAAGGAGGTCCGCGACGCGGGCGTCATCACGGCCGCCGCGCTCTCCCCGCAGCGCACCGCCCAGTTCTCCAAGGCGGTCGTCGACGCGGGCGTCGACATCTTCGTCATCCGCGGCACCACCGTCTCCGCCGAGCACGTCTCCGGCGCCGCCGAGCCGCTCAACCTGAAGCAGTTCATCTACGAGCTGGACGTGCCGGTGATCGTCGGCGGTTGCGCCACGTACACCGCCGCGCTGCACCTGATGCGCACCGGCGCGGCCGGCGTGCTGGTCGGTTTCGGCGGCGGCGCCGCCCACACCACCCGCAACGTGCTCGGCATCCAGGTCCCGATGGCCACCGCCGTCGCCGACGTGGCGGCCGCCCGCC is drawn from Streptomyces diastaticus subsp. diastaticus and contains these coding sequences:
- the guaB gene encoding IMP dehydrogenase; protein product: MTANVDGVPEKFATLGLTYDDVLLLPGASDMAPDQIDTTSRLSKNVKVNVPLLSAAMDKVTEARMAIAMARQGGAGVLHRNLSIEDQANQVDLVKRSESGMVTDPITVHPDATLGEADAICAKFRISGVPVTDGSGRLLGIVTNRDMAFESDRTRQVREVMTPMPLVTGKVGISGVDAMELLRRHKIEKLPLVDDEGVLKGLITVKDFVKAEKYPNAAKDSEGRLLVGAAVGVAGDAFERAQALIGAGVDFIVVDTAHGHSRLVGDMVAKIKSNSSGVDVVGGNIATRDGAQMLIDSGADGVKVGVGPGSICTTRVVAGIGVPQVTAIYEASLAAQAAGVPVIGDGGLQYSGDIAKALVAGADTVMLGSLLAGCEESPGELLFINGKQFKSYRGMGSLGAMQTRGDRKSFSKDRYFQEGVASDEKLVPEGIEGQVPYRGPLVQVVHQLVGGLRQSMFYVGGSTVPELQRNGRFVRITSAGLKESHPHDIQMTVEAPNYAAKR
- a CDS encoding GuaB3 family IMP dehydrogenase-related protein, translating into MTEIEIGRGKRGRRAYAFDDIAVVPSRRTRDPKEVSIAWQIDAYRFELPFLAAPMDSIVSPQTAIRVGEMGGLGVLNLEGLWTRYEDPQPLLDEIADELDEERATRRLQEIYDAPIQEELIGRRIKEVRDAGVITAAALSPQRTAQFSKAVVDAGVDIFVIRGTTVSAEHVSGAAEPLNLKQFIYELDVPVIVGGCATYTAALHLMRTGAAGVLVGFGGGAAHTTRNVLGIQVPMATAVADVAAARRDYLDESGGRYVHVIADGGVGWSGDLPKAIACGADAVMMGSPLARATDAPGKGHHWGMEAVHEDVPRGKLVDLGMVGTTEEILTGPSRTPDGSMNMFGALRRSMATTGYSELKEFQRVEVTVADSHHKR